GGCCGAGAAATGCGATGCGATCGCCTCTTTCAATCAGCAATTCCGCACCCAAAAACAATATTTTATCATCATACGTATGCACCAAATCTTTAATTTCGACAACTTCGCGACCGCTGCGAGGTGCTGGTGGAAAGCGGAAATGCAGAGTTCTTAAAGAACCTTCCGGTGCTTCAATCTTCTCGATTTTCTCTAATTGTTTCTCGCGGCTTTTGGCTTGGGTACTGCGAGTAGCGCTGGCGCGGAAACGGTCAACGAAAGCTTGTTGTTTTTCCAGTTCCTTTTGCTGACGTTCGTAGGCGGCTAATTGCGCTTCTTTCGCTTCCGCTTTTTGGAGCAAATATGCGGAATAGTTACCTAAATATGTAGAAGAAACGCCGCGTTCTGTTTCGACAATTTGAGTGCAAAGGCGATCGAGAAACTCCCGGTCGTGGGAGACAATTACCATCGGCGTGATTAAACCTTTCAGGTAAGTTTCCAACCATTCGATCGTTTCCAAATCGAGGTGGTTGGTAGGTTCGTCCAGCAGCAACAAATCCGGTTTTTGCAGGATAATTTTACCCAAACTCATCCGCATTTGCCAGCCACCGCTAAAAGCGCTGACAAGACGATCGCCATCTCCTTGCTCAAATCCCAGTTCTGGCAATATCTTATCAATTTGCGATTCCAAACCGTAACCGTCCAAAGCTTCAAATTGCCGCTGCAACTTATCCATTTTGCGGAGAAGTTTGTCTAACTCTTCTGGGGTCGCGGTTTCCAGATCGCGATGTACCAGCGCCAGTTCTTCATGTACTTTGTTCGCTTCCACAAAAGCACGCCAAAATTCTTCTTTGACGGTGCGGGTGGGGTCAACTTCAAATTCTTGGGTGAGATAAGCAATGTGCAAACTGGCGGGACGGATGATTTCGCCTGCGGTGGGTTCGATTTCGCCTGCGATAATTTTGAGTTGGGTAGATTTACCCGCACCGTTGACGCCGACTAAGCCGATGCGATCTCCTGGCTTGACTTCCCAGTTGACATCTTTGAGGACTTCGCCGGTGGGGTATATTTTACTGATATGTTCGAGTCGCAGCATTCGGAGTCTCCAAGGAAGTAGCAGGGGAAGTTTAGCGCCAGACAAGGTTTGGGCGCATCCAGTCAATCGTAACAAAATTTAATGCAGGTTGAAACGGGGTGAAAAACCCGAAGGTGCGTTACGAGATCGCGCTTCGCACCCTACGCACTTATGAATGAAATTTTTCTGTAGGTTGGGTTGAGTGAAGCAAAATCGAACTAATCTAAAATCCAAAATCCAAAATCCTTTCATCGAATGACCGAACAACGCACGGATTACGATAGTCCTTGGAAAGAAGTTATCGAAGCATATTTTCCGCAATTCTTGGAATTCTTTTTTCCTCTAGCTTATGATGCGATCGACTGGACGCGACCTTACGAATTTCTGGACAACGAACTGCAACAGCTGGAACCAGATGCAGAAATTGGCAAGTGTCTGGTGGACAAGGTGGCAAAGGTTTGGTTGCTGGATGGCGAGGAAGTTTGGGTATTAGTCCACGTAGAAGTCCAAGGACGCTATGATATCGAATTTGCCAAGCGGATGTACACTTACAATTATCGCTTGTTCGATCGCCACGAAAAACGAGTCATCAGCTTGGCAGTTTTGGCGGACGATCGGGAAAATTGGCGACCTGACCGCTACGGTTATGAGTTGGCGGGGTGTCGCGTCAGCTTGGAGTTTCCCATCGCCAAACTTTTGGACTACGAAGCGCAATGGGAAACCTTAGAACAAACTACCAATCCCTTTGGGATGGTGGTGATGGCCCATTTGCGGACAAAGGCGACACCACAAAACCCAGAGAGTCGTTTACAGTGGAAATTAAACCTAGTCAGACGGTTGTACGATCGCGGATACAGTCGCGAAGATGTTGTGCAATTGTTTCGATTTATTGACTGGATCATGGTTTTGCCACAAGAGTTGGCGTCTAGTTTTAAACAAGTAGCGAGAAGTTACGAGGAGGCTAGTAGAATGCGGTACGTCACCAGTATCGAACGGCTGGCGAAAGAAGAAGGAATTGTTGAAACTTCCAGAGAGAATGCGATCGAAATCCTGGAAACCCGATTTGGATATGTGCCAAGTTCGATAGTCGAGGCGATTAATGGCATAGATCGGGTGTCTGTGCTGAAAAGGCTGTTGAAGATTGCGATCGTAATTGGTTCTTTGGCTGAATTTCAGAAAGTGTTAGACGAGATGCCGTCTGCGGAATAAGTTAATCGGGATATGGCAATGCCATATCCCGATTTGGCATATAATTCCCAAACAGATAGATGCGATCGCAAATATTATGGCAAAGTTTTCACCGTGACTACCTGCGGTGGCGTAGCGTCGGGAGGATAGAGAAAATCAACAGTTACTTGGCGAACTTGGTTGGGGGGTATGTTTAAAGTAACTAAAGGTTCTCCTAGCTGACCTTGACGCTGCACTAAATGATAGAATTTATCTTGGTTTATTCCCGCATCGTCAATGTAATTAACCCGCACTGTACCGCGAAAGAAAACTTGTCCTTGGGGTGGTTCGACGAAGAAAAGGCGATCGCGACTGTTTTCTTGTTTGAAAGGTGTTTGCATCGATAAAATAACTGTTTTGGCAGTATTGCTATTGTTAAACAAAGGTAGGGTGAGGTGATAGCGCACCGCGTAATTTCCATGCGCGGCTAAAGCTGTATCTGGATAGCCTACCGCCATTTGTGCGCTTTGTACTTGCCTGGTGCCAAGAGTAATATAATTAACGGTACTGATGGGATAAGAAAAAGCATTTCCCGGTGTGGGAATGGTGAGATTTTTTTCTCCTTGTCGATCGGTAATGCGAGTATTCCATTCGGAACCGATCGAAACTCCCGCTACTCTCCCAAAAACTTTTTCTAAATCTTCACTATCTTGTTTTTCTGGATCGATGGGCGGTCGATCGCGCGGTTCTGCCAATCTGCCGGAAATTAACAGGTTTTGCCATTCTTCTAGGGTTGGTTCCCGATAAGTTGGAGGTGGAAATAAATAATTTTCGGTATCGAATACGTTTATATCTTCCAGACTAATTTCGATTGGATTGGGAATCGCATACATGGCTAAATTTGCCATATAAACTGGGGCGCTACTTTGCAAGCGCATGAAGACGGTGCGACCGCTCGATCGCAGAATGGGTAAACTAAATAGCATCTGGGTTTGTTGCGGTGGAATTATCAGCTTGGAAGGAAAATTTGGCTGGTTTTTGCCGCGCAAAATCTCTCCCATGACCCGCGATCCTGGCCCAGAAAATACGCTGCCAATGGGATCTTCTACGATTGTTGGTAAATCGATAAATGGCGCATCTGGGTTGTTAGCATAACTGACAGCTTGCAGAACTTCGATCGTCACGGGTTCCGAGTTCGGATTGTAAACGAGTAAACCTTGATACATGGAACGTCGGTCTGCGGACGATCGCGCAATGTGATGGGAAAATAAATCGAAGCGCCCCACCAAAGGTTTGTTCAGGTGTGCTTGGGGGAATGCTTTGCCATCAGTAGGAAAAGTGGAAAGCAAAATTCCCTCTGTCTGTACTACTTCCGGGCTATTGCTGTTGAAAACCAAAACCCGATCGAGTTGTCCCGGTAGAGGACGAATTTCGCTGGTTTGGGTAACGAAACGGCGATCGACAATTGCTGGTTCGGGAATTTGAGCTACTGGGAGAGATGGTAAAAAGAAGAACATGGGCAAATGAGGAAAGCCGACTTTTAATACTATATAACAATTTGTAACTTAAGCTAGAGAAATGGTATCAAGAAATCTTATCGATAAAATCGAATATAGTTGATGGTTTATTTATGGTGTTTGGAAAGTAGCATATGGGGAAATTAAAATATTTTTGGTAAAGAGGATATACAAGCGATCTCGCTATTATTTAGCGATCGGCTTATCGTACTCTGCGTGCGTACCAATCCAAAACCATAATATCCCCTTCTCAACTTCTAAACCCCAGCTGATTAGTATATGAGAAACAGTAATTTATTCTTATAAAAAATTACAAACTACTACCTACCAAATGCCTCCAAACTCTTTCGGGTGTCATCGGTAATTGGGTTAATCTAACACCAGTAGCATGAGCAACGGCATTGGCGATCGCAGGTGCAGTACAATTAGTACAAATTTCGCCTATTCCTTTTGCACCAAATGGGCCGTAAGGGTCGGCTTTTTCTACTAAGAAAACTTGCATTAGCGGTATGTCTTGTGCTGTGGGAAGTTGATAGGTTCTCAATCTGGGATTAAGCGTGTTTCCTTGTGCGTCAATTCGTAATTCTTCCGATAAAGCATAACCCAATCCCATCACCATACCACCGATAGCTTGACTTTCACAAATTCTGGGATTGATTGCTTTGCCGATATCGATCGCTTGTACGCAACGCAGAACTTTAATATGTCCTGTTTCCGTATCTACTTCTACTTCCACACCTTGCACGGCGAAGGTCATAGAAGATTTATCAGCCGCATATTCTAATTCTACTTCTAAAGATTCCTGTTGGGCTATTTCTTGCAGAGAAATTTCTGCGTTTGAGGATTGCACTGTGTTAGCGGTTAGAATTAATTCTTCTGTTTGAAAATTCAAAATATTAGCAGCAAATTCTAAGATGCGATCGCGTAATCTTTGAGCAGCTAAATTTACAGCTTGACCGGAAATATAAGTAGTTGCGGAAGCATAAGAACCCGCATCGTAAGGTGTGGTTTTGGTATCTCCCGCGATGATTTCTATATCGGCAATGGCAACCCCTAGCACTTGCGCGGCAATTTGTCTTAATGTAGTATCGGAACCCGTACCGACATCGATCGAGCCAGTTTTGAGCAAATATTTTCCATTCTCTTTTAAAGATAGTTTGACGCCAGCAGTATGAATTTTAGCTAAACCGCTTGCTTGCATTCCCACTGCGAATCCAAAACCGCGCCGCAGATGACCGTTTGCGATTGGTTGCACTCCCGGAATATAGCCAAGTGCTTGCGTGACTTTCTCGAAACATTCAGGAATAGCATAACTGCCAATTACATGGAAATGGTCATCACCTCTAGTTCCTAAACTGAGGATATCTTCAGAATTGATAATATTTTTGAGTCGCAGTTCTATTGGATCGATATTTAGTCGTTCGGCAATTTCATCTAATTGCGATTCTACTACAAAGCTGCCTTGGGTTGCACCGTAACCGCGAAATGCTCCGGCTGGCATTGTGTTAGTATAAACCGCATAACCGATAAATTTTTGATTGGCGCAACGATACAAACCGAGAGGGAAACAACCTGTGAGATAAACTACTGTGGTAGCGTGATTTCCGTAAGCGCCAGTGTTGGAAATTGCGGTCATATCTTGAGCTACGATCGTACCATCTTTCTTGATTCCAGTTTTCAGGCGAATTTTCATTGCGTGGCGGCTATTGGTAGCCGTAAATTCTTCGTGGCGGGTGAATTCCCATTGCACGGGACGACCTGTTTTCAGAGTGGTAAAGGCACAAAGGTCTTCACTTAAAATTTCTTGTTTGTTGCCAAATCCGCCGCCGATTTTAGTTTTGAATACTCTGATTTTATCTTTGGGGAAATCGAATAGTTTGGATAGTAACGTTTGGCAATGAAAAGGTACTTGCGTGCTGGAACGAATGACTAAATTGCTATCTTCGTCTAGCCAACTAATGCTGATGTGCGGTTCTAAATGAACGTGCTGAACTGCTGGCACATTGTAGGTATTTTCGACGATTAAATCGGCGGTGGCGAAACCTTGTTCTATGTTACCTTTTTCGAGGATAACTTTTCCGGCAATGTTGCGATCGCGTTCCGGTATCTGATACGATTCTGGTTCATCGTGAATTACCACATCCGGTCGATTCATCGCTTCTTCTGGGTCGATGATATGTGGTAAAATCTCATAATCAACTTCAATCAAATCACAAGCTTTTGCTGCAATAGCGACAGATTCGGCAACGATAGCAGCAACGCGATCGCCTACAAATCTTACCTTATTATCTAATAAGTAATGGTCGAGAGGATCTGGTTGCGGTTCGGCGTGTCCCGCCGTGGTGTAGGGAATTCTCGGTACATCTTCGTGAGTAAAAATAGCATGAACTCCTGGGAGTGCTTTCGCTTTGTCGGTGCGAATTTGGCGGATGCGTGCGTGCGGATGAGGAGAACGCAATACCTTTAAATGCAATAATCCAGCCGGGGTATAATCTGGTGTATAAACTGGTTTTCCCGTGACAATTTCTATGCCATCTTGTTTGGGAATGCTTTCACCCACGGAATTTTGGATTTCGGATTTCGGATTTTGGATTAAATCTGCTTTGTTTCCCAGCAAAATACTTTCAACTATAGCTTGATAACCACTACAACGACAGATATTTCCTCGCAAAGCAGAACGCAATTCTGTTTCGGTTTTGCAGTTGATTTTTTCCGCAGTCATTATCGCGCCAGGAGTGCAGAAACCACACTGAAAACCTTGCTTTTGTAGAAACGCTGACTGCATGGAAGACAACTGTCCATCTTTTGCCAAACCTTCGATTGTGGTGACAGATTTTCCTTCAATTCGCATCGCTGGATAAATGCAGCTATGAATCGGTTTGTCATCTACCCAAACAGTGCAAGCGCCGCAATCTCCGGTTTCGCAAACGCGATGCACTCCATACCAACCGAGATGGCGCAATAAACTTAAAAGCGTCGTTCCGGGTACGGTAGTTTCGTTATAGGTTTGTCCGTTAACTTGAAATGTTATGAATTCTGACATAGTATTTCGGCGAGCGATCGCTGCATTAAAATTTGAGTTAAGTGTTGGCGATAAGCTGCACTAGCTTTGTCATCTTCGATAAATTCTGACGGGGGAATTTGAGATAACAAAGCTTCGGCAATTTCTCCAGATGTGGGGATATGGGAAAACTCTATCAGCCGTGGTGACCAAATGCAAGCACCCAAGCCAAATCGCACTTGGGATGTTTTTGGGTGATAGGCTGTTGCGACAATTGAAAGCGCATAAGCAGTCGCAGTAACGCCGATGCGTTTAAAGTTAACCAGCCATTCTAAATTAGATTGAGGAATCCAAATTTTTCGCAAAACTTCTCCTGGTTGTAGGACTGTTTTTTGTGCGCCAGTTTGGAATTCTAAAGCGGAAATTTGATAAGGTTGGTAAGTGCGATCGAATATTTCATAACTTGCTCCCAATGCTACCATCACTGGGGCAAAATTACTGACAGGTAAAGCCAGACAAATATTGCCTCCTACCGTCGCCACGTTCGTTACTTTAAAAGATGCCAAATGGTTAACTGCGCTTTGCAATGCTTTTATTCCCGTCCAAGTTTCCGGGTAGGAAAAATGCAATAATTTTTCCATTTTGCAGGTAGCGCCAATTGCCAAACCTTCTGGGGTGACTTCAATTTCTCGCCAGTTTAATTGCTCTAAATCTACCAAGGTTTTGAGATGCAGTTGCGGTTCGGAGAAAAGCCACGTCCCACCAGCCAGCCAAGCCCATCCAGGTTGCCAGTTGGTGACTGCTTGTAAATCTTTAGGACGTAAGTAGGTTTCGATGTAATGCAGATCCATCTAGTTATCTAACTTTAGCGGATATAGTAATTAATTTAAACAGGATACAGTTGGTCTAATTGTATCAAACTTTGCAGCAAAACGTTAGCTCCTTGGCTGCATTGCTCTGCTGAAGTATATTCTGATTCCGAGTGACTGATTCCGGCGACGCTAGGCACGAAAATCATCCCCATATCGGTGAATTTACCAATTTCTTGGGCATCGTGACCGGCGCGGCTGGGGAGATGGTGATAACTTAATTGTAATTGACGGCAAGATTGTGCGATCGCATCTTTTATTTCCGTTTTGGCTAAGGTTGGTTCCACCCGCAAAGTCGGCTGCATGGAAATTTTCGTTTGCGTGTTGGCTGCAATTACTGATATTTGCTTTTGCAAGTTTATGGCTAGATTATATATATTATATAGATAGATATCGCGAACATCTAGGCTCATTTCTACTTTGGCTGGAATGATATTGGCAGCATTCGGCCAAACGTTAAAAGCGCCCACAGTTGCTACCATATCTCCCTGGCTATTTATCGCTAAATTATTCACAGTTAAAACAACTTGACAAGCCGCAACTAACGCATCCTTTCTCATCTCCATTGGCGTAGTTCCGGCATGATTAGCCTTACCAGTAATGGCGATATTGAATCGATTTTGTCCGACAATTCCCGACACTATACCTATTTGTTTAGCCACAGTTTCTAG
This genomic stretch from Aerosakkonema funiforme FACHB-1375 harbors:
- a CDS encoding ABC-F family ATP-binding cassette domain-containing protein; translation: MLRLEHISKIYPTGEVLKDVNWEVKPGDRIGLVGVNGAGKSTQLKIIAGEIEPTAGEIIRPASLHIAYLTQEFEVDPTRTVKEEFWRAFVEANKVHEELALVHRDLETATPEELDKLLRKMDKLQRQFEALDGYGLESQIDKILPELGFEQGDGDRLVSAFSGGWQMRMSLGKIILQKPDLLLLDEPTNHLDLETIEWLETYLKGLITPMVIVSHDREFLDRLCTQIVETERGVSSTYLGNYSAYLLQKAEAKEAQLAAYERQQKELEKQQAFVDRFRASATRSTQAKSREKQLEKIEKIEAPEGSLRTLHFRFPPAPRSGREVVEIKDLVHTYDDKILFLGAELLIERGDRIAFLGPNGAGKSTLLRLIMGMEKPTEGKVQLGAHNVIPGYFEQNQAEALDLTKTVMDTIHDEVPDWKNEEVRTLLGRFLFSGDTVFKQVGALSGGEKARLALAKMLLRPANLLILDEPTNHLDIPAKEMLEEALQNYDGTAIIVSHDRYFISQVANKIVEIRDGEFRVYLGDYHYYLDKIEEEKEQARLAAIAAEKAAKKAEKAAKEAAKKASAKRK
- a CDS encoding RpnC/YadD family protein, which codes for MTEQRTDYDSPWKEVIEAYFPQFLEFFFPLAYDAIDWTRPYEFLDNELQQLEPDAEIGKCLVDKVAKVWLLDGEEVWVLVHVEVQGRYDIEFAKRMYTYNYRLFDRHEKRVISLAVLADDRENWRPDRYGYELAGCRVSLEFPIAKLLDYEAQWETLEQTTNPFGMVVMAHLRTKATPQNPESRLQWKLNLVRRLYDRGYSREDVVQLFRFIDWIMVLPQELASSFKQVARSYEEASRMRYVTSIERLAKEEGIVETSRENAIEILETRFGYVPSSIVEAINGIDRVSVLKRLLKIAIVIGSLAEFQKVLDEMPSAE
- a CDS encoding DUF3370 domain-containing protein translates to MFFFLPSLPVAQIPEPAIVDRRFVTQTSEIRPLPGQLDRVLVFNSNSPEVVQTEGILLSTFPTDGKAFPQAHLNKPLVGRFDLFSHHIARSSADRRSMYQGLLVYNPNSEPVTIEVLQAVSYANNPDAPFIDLPTIVEDPIGSVFSGPGSRVMGEILRGKNQPNFPSKLIIPPQQTQMLFSLPILRSSGRTVFMRLQSSAPVYMANLAMYAIPNPIEISLEDINVFDTENYLFPPPTYREPTLEEWQNLLISGRLAEPRDRPPIDPEKQDSEDLEKVFGRVAGVSIGSEWNTRITDRQGEKNLTIPTPGNAFSYPISTVNYITLGTRQVQSAQMAVGYPDTALAAHGNYAVRYHLTLPLFNNSNTAKTVILSMQTPFKQENSRDRLFFVEPPQGQVFFRGTVRVNYIDDAGINQDKFYHLVQRQGQLGEPLVTLNIPPNQVRQVTVDFLYPPDATPPQVVTVKTLP
- a CDS encoding molybdopterin-dependent oxidoreductase; protein product: MSEFITFQVNGQTYNETTVPGTTLLSLLRHLGWYGVHRVCETGDCGACTVWVDDKPIHSCIYPAMRIEGKSVTTIEGLAKDGQLSSMQSAFLQKQGFQCGFCTPGAIMTAEKINCKTETELRSALRGNICRCSGYQAIVESILLGNKADLIQNPKSEIQNSVGESIPKQDGIEIVTGKPVYTPDYTPAGLLHLKVLRSPHPHARIRQIRTDKAKALPGVHAIFTHEDVPRIPYTTAGHAEPQPDPLDHYLLDNKVRFVGDRVAAIVAESVAIAAKACDLIEVDYEILPHIIDPEEAMNRPDVVIHDEPESYQIPERDRNIAGKVILEKGNIEQGFATADLIVENTYNVPAVQHVHLEPHISISWLDEDSNLVIRSSTQVPFHCQTLLSKLFDFPKDKIRVFKTKIGGGFGNKQEILSEDLCAFTTLKTGRPVQWEFTRHEEFTATNSRHAMKIRLKTGIKKDGTIVAQDMTAISNTGAYGNHATTVVYLTGCFPLGLYRCANQKFIGYAVYTNTMPAGAFRGYGATQGSFVVESQLDEIAERLNIDPIELRLKNIINSEDILSLGTRGDDHFHVIGSYAIPECFEKVTQALGYIPGVQPIANGHLRRGFGFAVGMQASGLAKIHTAGVKLSLKENGKYLLKTGSIDVGTGSDTTLRQIAAQVLGVAIADIEIIAGDTKTTPYDAGSYASATTYISGQAVNLAAQRLRDRILEFAANILNFQTEELILTANTVQSSNAEISLQEIAQQESLEVELEYAADKSSMTFAVQGVEVEVDTETGHIKVLRCVQAIDIGKAINPRICESQAIGGMVMGLGYALSEELRIDAQGNTLNPRLRTYQLPTAQDIPLMQVFLVEKADPYGPFGAKGIGEICTNCTAPAIANAVAHATGVRLTQLPMTPERVWRHLVGSSL
- a CDS encoding FAD binding domain-containing protein, translating into MDLHYIETYLRPKDLQAVTNWQPGWAWLAGGTWLFSEPQLHLKTLVDLEQLNWREIEVTPEGLAIGATCKMEKLLHFSYPETWTGIKALQSAVNHLASFKVTNVATVGGNICLALPVSNFAPVMVALGASYEIFDRTYQPYQISALEFQTGAQKTVLQPGEVLRKIWIPQSNLEWLVNFKRIGVTATAYALSIVATAYHPKTSQVRFGLGACIWSPRLIEFSHIPTSGEIAEALLSQIPPSEFIEDDKASAAYRQHLTQILMQRSLAEILCQNS
- a CDS encoding Zn-dependent hydrolase, encoding MTVNSVIYVNQERLNNSISRLAEIGKLPDGGVRRIAYSPEDLQARELVKRWMTEAGMNVRIDAAGNMIGTYPGQVEKAPVLATGSHIDTVPSGGIYDGTLGVLAGIEVVRVFKENNIKLIHPLEVIVFTDEESTMLGSKAMSGNIVSNPEYYRRDDGTSIQACLERIGGNWDKLSTAQRSKSEIAAYLELHVEQGVVLETVAKQIGIVSGIVGQNRFNIAITGKANHAGTTPMEMRKDALVAACQVVLTVNNLAINSQGDMVATVGAFNVWPNAANIIPAKVEMSLDVRDIYLYNIYNLAINLQKQISVIAANTQTKISMQPTLRVEPTLAKTEIKDAIAQSCRQLQLSYHHLPSRAGHDAQEIGKFTDMGMIFVPSVAGISHSESEYTSAEQCSQGANVLLQSLIQLDQLYPV